In Mytilus galloprovincialis chromosome 1, xbMytGall1.hap1.1, whole genome shotgun sequence, the following are encoded in one genomic region:
- the LOC143075733 gene encoding EF-hand calcium-binding domain-containing protein 12-like, protein MPPRGRGGGDIVLDNDVSFPLERLFDHRNLDHLPRGNRLDQFEKRDLAHVKHYKAAVKIFGGPLSRKRVIQAPPMETPMKHRLGVYLNKKDPPPPIKLCSEMKSKPFMIDENADAIAAGKKAVAEEDSYKKWIADRQKFRHDLDNMGLNAEWLRRKTNKTELEKRVYRKMVEEAKPKPIIPEPIIEKVLEAMISIVPSVKIPSPLGVRILEQHLRKNQIRLIDLFVMVDRDKNWRISREEFKQAIRESKVTMSESLLEDMILSLDSNFDNYLDYKELAEGLNMWRKERRENKRKALSRESTNLSQKSETISATPQSLEELYDEPDYLELMKEGKMTSALSRHQDTSEEDIYGDPELAKSKESPKSSKGSLRGSAKGRIDSGISKTSAKSSRKSVGIDREPSEENIVIGQGEGDLKDSAESEVKVRIGSAKRSASRISGSSRASTPQYLEVPEQDLKPDRMILSSEEAMVDLRKRDREALKNSTRQGSPKVRLPAPGVIKVGDKAIDDHSMRSTLKGETADMVNKFRELKLREYCDITKLCKLNGIILSERLLEKVLLYPPDRPHHEIHRNVKTPADPLLSSHYAEPKKRPRTPIEVKHKDKVKRSKSGKLMFDSRHRYPQKSNVASSGTKENLSTGRAVIRSKVDCWMTFEEYERLTRHLETRYQQLHGSIDTNAFWPGHLLDKVRLCMPPYDKQHPSLNSSNALFRDVGINRRSHVVPIRENSAWPVNEYGFVQNGIYDPYARKY, encoded by the exons ATGCCACCAAGAGGAAGAGGAGGTGGGGATATTGTACTGGATAATGATGTCAGCTTTCCACTTGAGCGTCTTTTTGACCACAGAAACTTGGACCATCTTCCTCGGGGAAATCGTTTGGATCAGTTTGAAAAAAGGGACCTAGCCCATGTCAAGCATTATAAAGCTGCAGTTAAGATATTTGGGGGTCCACTTAGTAGGAAGAGAGTTATCCAGGCTCCTCCTATGGAAACTCCCATGAAACACAGACTAGgagtttatttaaacaaaaaagacCCCCCTCCACCAATAAAGTTATGTTCAGAAATGAAATCAAAACCATTTATGATAGATGAAAATGCTGATGCGATTGCAGCAGGGAAAAAGGCAGTTGCTGAAGAGGACTCGTATAAGAAATGGATTGCAGATCGTCAAAAATTTAGACATGATTTAGACAATATGGGATTAAATGCAGAATGGCTGAGaaggaaaacaaataaaacagaatTAGAAAAACGAGTCTATAGAAAAATGGTAGAAGAAGCAAAACCTAAGCCAATCATTCCAGAACCAATTATAGAAAAAGTTTTAGAAGCTATGATATCTATAGTGCCCTCCGTTAAGATTCCCTCCCCACTAGGTGTGCGAATTCTAGAACAACATTTACGTAAAAACCAGATACGTCTTATAGACTTGTTTGTTATGGTTGATAGGGATAAGAACTGGAGAATTTCTAGAGAAGAGTTTAAGCAGGCTATAAGAGAG TCAAAAGTGACAATGTCGGAGTCTCTCCTAGAAGACATGATTCTTTCTCTCGATAGTAACTTTGACAATTATTTAGACTACAAGGAACTAGCAGAAGGACTCAATATGTGGCGAAAGGAAagaagagaaaataaaagaaaggcATTATCAAGGGAGTCTACTAACTTATCACAGAAATCTGAAACAa TTTCTGCTACACCCCAGTCATTGGAAGAACTATATGATGAACCTGATTATCTTGAACTTATGAAGGAAGGAAAGATGACATCTGCTTTATCAAGACATCAAGATACTAGTGAGGAAGACATTTATGGGGACCCTGAATTGGCAAAGAGTAAGGAATCACCAAAATCGTCCAAAGGCTCTCTTCGAGGATCTGCCAAAGGGAGGATAGATTCAGGAATAAGTAAGACATCTGCCAAATCTTCTCGAAAGTCTGTTGGTATTGACAGAGAACCATCAGAAGAAAATATTGTCATAGGTCAAGGTGAAGGTGATTTAAAGGACAGTGCTGAATCAGAGGTTAAAGTTCGCATTGGTTCTGCTAAAAGGAGTGCTAGTAGAATTAGTGGAAGTAGCAGGGCTTCTACACCACAATATCTAGAGGTTCCTGAGCAGGATCTCAAACCTGATAGAATGATTTTATCTTCAGAGGAGGCTATGGTAGACCTTAGAAAGAGGGACAGAGAAGCTTTAAAGAACTCTACCAGACAGGGT TCACCTAAAGTAAGATTACCTGCACCAGGTGTAATCAAGGTGGGAGACAAAGCTATAGATGATCATTCAATGAGATCAACATTAAAGGGAGAAACAGCAGACATGGTTAATAAGTTTAGAGAGTTAAAGCTTAGAGAGTATTGTGATATAACCAAACTCTGTAAATTAAATGGAATAATATTAAGTGAAAGACTATTAGAAAAAG TTTTACTCTACCCACctgatagacctcatcatgaaatTCATAGAAATGTCAAAACTCCTGCTGATCCTTTACTATCCAGTCATTATGCTGAACCAAAAAAAAGGCCAAGGACACCTATAGAGGTCAAACACAAGGATAAGGTCAAGAGGTCAAAGAGTGGTAAACTAATGTTTGATAGTAGACATAGATATCCACAGAAATCCAATGTTGCTTCTTCAGGAACCAAAGAAAATCTATCTACCGGAAGAGCGGTTATCAGAAGTAAAGTCGATTGTTGGATGACGTTTGAGGAGTATGAAAGATTAACAAG acaTTTAGAAACAAGATACCAGCAACTTCATGGTAGCATAGACACTAATGCTTTCTGGCCTGGTCACTTACTGGACAAAGTACGACTCTGTATGCCACCTTATGACAAGCAACATCCTTCATTGAACAGCTCTAATGCTCTGTTTAGGGATGTTGGTATAAACAGAAGAAGCCATGTTGTTCCTATTAGGGAGAACTCAGCATGGCCTGTTAATGAGTATGGTTTTGTTCAGAATGGCATATATGATCCCTATGCCAGAAAATATTAA